The following are encoded together in the Acaryochloris thomasi RCC1774 genome:
- the moeB gene encoding molybdopterin-synthase adenylyltransferase MoeB, with amino-acid sequence MLNPNLEEIELSRGEYEHFSRHIILPEVGLNGQKRLKAASVCCIGTGGLGSPLLLYLAAAGIGRIGIVDFDVVDRSNLQRQIIHGTAWVGKPKIASAKARIHEINPFCQVDLYEARLSSDNVLDILAPYDVVIDGTDNFPTRYLTNDACVLLNKPNVYGSIFRFEGQATVFNYEGGPNYRDLYPEPPPPGMVPSCAEGGVLGVLCGMIGSIQATETIKIILGLSNTLSGRLLLYDSLKMKFRELTLRPNPIRPVIEELVDYEQFCGIPQARAQEEQQRQQLAEMDVQELKLLLDSDINDYVLIDVRDPNEFEIAKIPGATLIPLSEIEEGLGIEKVTSLANGHRIIAHCKLGGRSAKALSILKGVGIDGVNVKGGILAWSQEVDSSVPQY; translated from the coding sequence ATGCTAAACCCTAATCTGGAAGAAATTGAACTCAGTCGAGGAGAATACGAGCACTTCTCTCGCCATATCATCCTGCCGGAGGTGGGCCTCAACGGCCAAAAGCGCCTCAAAGCAGCTAGCGTTTGCTGCATTGGCACTGGCGGTCTCGGCTCTCCCCTGCTGCTATACCTAGCAGCGGCTGGTATCGGTCGAATTGGGATCGTCGATTTTGATGTCGTCGATCGCTCTAACCTACAGCGCCAGATTATTCACGGTACTGCTTGGGTGGGGAAGCCCAAAATCGCATCGGCCAAGGCCCGCATTCACGAGATCAACCCCTTCTGCCAAGTTGATCTTTACGAGGCGCGACTCTCGTCGGACAATGTCCTCGATATTCTTGCACCCTACGATGTCGTGATCGATGGTACCGATAACTTCCCCACGCGCTACCTGACTAATGATGCCTGTGTCTTGCTGAATAAACCCAACGTTTACGGATCAATCTTCCGCTTTGAAGGCCAAGCGACGGTCTTCAACTATGAAGGGGGACCGAACTACCGCGATTTGTATCCTGAGCCCCCGCCTCCAGGGATGGTGCCTTCCTGTGCTGAGGGCGGTGTCTTGGGTGTTCTCTGCGGAATGATCGGTTCGATTCAGGCCACCGAGACCATCAAAATTATTCTAGGTCTGTCGAATACTCTCAGTGGTCGCCTGCTGCTCTACGATTCTCTAAAGATGAAGTTTCGGGAGCTGACTCTGCGGCCTAACCCCATCCGTCCAGTGATCGAGGAATTAGTAGACTACGAGCAGTTTTGTGGTATCCCGCAGGCTCGTGCTCAGGAGGAACAGCAGCGTCAGCAACTAGCTGAAATGGATGTACAGGAACTCAAGTTACTTCTCGACTCGGACATCAATGATTACGTGCTCATTGATGTCCGAGATCCCAATGAGTTCGAGATTGCTAAAATTCCGGGTGCAACGCTAATCCCCTTGTCGGAGATTGAAGAAGGTCTTGGGATCGAAAAGGTGACATCTCTTGCCAACGGCCATCGCATCATTGCTCATTGCAAACTGGGTGGACGCTCGGCCAAAGCCCTCAGCATTCTCAAAGGAGTGGGTATTGATGGAGTCAATGTAAAGGGTGGCATTCTAGCCTGGAGTCAAGAAGTGGACTCTTCCGTTCCTCAGTACTAG
- a CDS encoding SAM hydrolase/SAM-dependent halogenase family protein: protein MSSPLITLTTDFGLTDVYVGVMKGVIAQVNPELSVIDLNHAIPPQNIALASFQLGNAYPYFSANTVHVVVVDPGVGSSRRAIAFQTDAGFFVGPDNGVFSSALQTAHTVTAVELNQPQYWRTGNPSATFHGRDIFAPVAAHLATGFPLVAMGAALDPQQLVQLNHIPPQQSEQWVMGTIQAIDYFGNLITNIPAAAIPSDWTVKIGEHLVPEGTTYGSVLPGQAVSLVGSHGWLEVAVNGGNAQAQLQSQVGDRILMLITN, encoded by the coding sequence ATGAGCAGCCCCCTAATCACATTAACGACTGACTTTGGCCTCACGGATGTTTATGTCGGCGTCATGAAAGGCGTCATTGCTCAGGTCAATCCAGAGCTGTCGGTGATTGACCTCAATCATGCTATTCCGCCCCAGAACATTGCCCTTGCTAGTTTTCAGCTCGGAAATGCCTATCCCTATTTCTCTGCCAATACGGTGCATGTGGTGGTGGTGGATCCGGGCGTAGGCAGCTCGCGGCGCGCCATTGCTTTCCAGACCGATGCAGGTTTTTTCGTTGGGCCGGATAATGGTGTTTTTAGTAGTGCACTGCAGACAGCCCATACGGTAACGGCGGTGGAGCTGAACCAGCCTCAATATTGGCGGACCGGCAACCCTAGCGCAACTTTTCACGGACGCGATATTTTTGCGCCTGTGGCAGCCCATCTCGCGACAGGGTTTCCGCTGGTGGCGATGGGAGCGGCCCTTGATCCACAGCAGCTTGTGCAGCTCAACCATATTCCGCCACAGCAATCTGAACAGTGGGTGATGGGAACGATCCAAGCCATCGATTATTTCGGCAATCTGATCACCAATATTCCTGCTGCTGCGATTCCTTCAGACTGGACAGTTAAGATCGGGGAACATCTTGTCCCAGAGGGCACAACCTATGGCAGTGTCTTGCCGGGACAGGCGGTTAGTTTAGTGGGTAGCCACGGCTGGCTAGAGGTTGCGGTTAATGGTGGCAATGCCCAGGCTCAGCTGCAAAGTCAGGTTGGAGATCGCATCCTTATGTTAATTACAAACTAA
- a CDS encoding haloacid dehalogenase type II has translation MSNPKVIIFDVNETLLDLKPLRTSVGAVLKGREDLLPLWFSTMLHYSLVETLVGDYHDFGEIGTAALIMVAKQQGFDLEHSTARQAIVGSITNLPPHPDVKEGLAALSQSGFRLISLTNSSNKGVATQFQNAGLTDYFERRFSVEDVRTYKPDPRPYRWALKEIGVQPEEALMVAAHAWDLAGAKAVGLQTAFIQRPGTTLYPNTTPPDSVVADLNQLVQQLISQQ, from the coding sequence ATGTCCAACCCCAAAGTCATTATCTTTGACGTTAATGAAACACTTTTAGATCTGAAACCTTTGCGGACCTCAGTCGGTGCCGTTCTAAAGGGTCGGGAAGATCTGCTTCCTTTGTGGTTCTCAACCATGCTGCACTATTCGCTGGTAGAGACCCTAGTAGGCGACTATCACGACTTTGGAGAGATCGGGACTGCGGCCCTCATCATGGTTGCCAAACAACAGGGTTTCGATCTCGAACACTCGACAGCACGGCAGGCAATTGTCGGCTCAATTACAAACTTGCCGCCCCATCCAGACGTTAAGGAAGGACTTGCAGCCCTCTCTCAATCTGGGTTTCGCCTCATCAGCCTCACGAATTCCTCGAATAAAGGGGTGGCGACCCAATTTCAGAACGCAGGGCTAACCGACTATTTCGAACGACGGTTCAGCGTGGAAGATGTCCGCACCTACAAGCCCGATCCTCGTCCATACCGTTGGGCTTTGAAAGAGATCGGTGTGCAGCCAGAAGAAGCCCTAATGGTTGCAGCTCATGCCTGGGATCTCGCCGGTGCAAAAGCGGTAGGGCTGCAAACGGCCTTTATTCAAAGACCGGGGACAACGCTGTACCCAAACACAACGCCTCCTGACTCCGTTGTCGCTGACTTAAACCAACTCGTACAACAACTCATTTCACAGCAATAG
- a CDS encoding type II toxin-antitoxin system VapC family toxin, giving the protein MILVDTNILLRIEQKNHPQSAQAFQATENLIKNDCELFVVPQIFAEFWNVATRPSDKNGLGMSCGWTASKIKQLREIFTLQHDQPQNYDQWLDLVSRYEVKGKNVHDARLVAAMLVQDSTYVLTYNVNDFKRFQEITVIQPGDVDEEFALIEKPS; this is encoded by the coding sequence ATGATTCTCGTTGACACCAACATTCTGCTACGCATAGAACAAAAAAATCATCCACAATCAGCTCAAGCCTTTCAAGCAACAGAAAATCTGATCAAAAACGATTGTGAGCTGTTTGTCGTGCCGCAGATTTTTGCGGAATTCTGGAACGTCGCAACCAGACCCAGTGATAAAAATGGTTTAGGCATGTCCTGTGGTTGGACGGCTAGCAAAATTAAGCAGTTGAGAGAGATCTTTACGCTACAGCATGATCAGCCCCAGAATTATGATCAGTGGCTTGATCTGGTCTCTCGCTACGAGGTCAAAGGCAAAAATGTTCACGATGCTAGGCTTGTTGCTGCCATGCTGGTCCAAGACTCAACTTACGTGCTGACCTATAACGTGAATGACTTCAAGCGATTCCAAGAAATTACGGTCATTCAGCCAGGTGATGTTGACGAAGAATTCGCTTTAATTGAAAAACCAAGCTGA
- a CDS encoding VOC family protein — protein MKVEPLISVRDVEASSLFYQTLLGCESAHGGDEYEMLTHEGKLLLQLHCRNALEHPGMCASEIPVGNGVILWFRTDNFEESVSKVRKLDPEIVAEPHVNQNARQHEIWFRDPDGYLVVISDNIGDARD, from the coding sequence GTGAAGGTAGAACCATTAATTTCTGTCAGGGACGTTGAAGCTAGCAGTCTTTTTTATCAGACCCTTTTAGGATGCGAGAGCGCTCATGGTGGAGATGAGTATGAGATGTTGACTCATGAGGGGAAATTGCTGTTGCAGCTTCATTGTCGGAATGCACTGGAGCATCCTGGGATGTGTGCTTCTGAAATACCGGTTGGGAATGGGGTAATTTTGTGGTTTCGCACTGATAATTTTGAGGAAAGTGTCTCTAAAGTGCGAAAGCTTGATCCAGAGATAGTTGCAGAACCACACGTCAATCAAAATGCTCGCCAGCATGAGATCTGGTTCCGTGACCCAGATGGGTATTTAGTCGTCATATCTGACAACATTGGTGATGCAAGGGACTAA
- a CDS encoding DUF2301 domain-containing membrane protein, with translation MFLQALEETGEVYQGHFGEFEVTKHDRIGVVVYRGALLVAALAFAVGAILILRWGPQASVLNSLTALFLGFCAAMGVSLATIHIYMVSLHRTLQVFWAIGTGAALWLCVRSAEPLAAAIYNHPVNLMAVGWIFVALTGLFFKEAFCFNRLETKFLTFIAPVLLLGHWLQLLPIAAERSLLGAWAVLFLIFALRKVVQPIPPDIGDKSVFTYLEEQKA, from the coding sequence ATGTTTTTGCAAGCCCTTGAAGAAACGGGTGAAGTTTACCAGGGTCACTTCGGTGAATTTGAAGTGACTAAACACGATCGCATCGGCGTGGTCGTCTATCGCGGTGCATTGTTGGTCGCAGCTCTTGCCTTTGCGGTGGGTGCAATCCTCATTTTGCGATGGGGACCGCAAGCTTCAGTTCTCAACAGTCTTACGGCACTCTTTTTAGGCTTTTGCGCCGCGATGGGCGTTAGCCTTGCCACTATTCATATCTACATGGTTTCTCTGCATCGAACGCTGCAGGTCTTTTGGGCGATTGGGACCGGCGCAGCTCTGTGGCTCTGTGTTCGGAGTGCTGAACCTTTGGCAGCAGCTATTTACAATCATCCCGTCAATCTGATGGCGGTGGGCTGGATTTTTGTGGCGCTCACGGGTTTGTTTTTTAAGGAGGCGTTCTGCTTTAATCGCCTAGAGACTAAGTTTTTGACCTTTATTGCGCCTGTATTACTACTAGGGCACTGGCTTCAGTTGTTACCCATCGCAGCAGAGCGATCGCTCTTGGGAGCATGGGCTGTCCTGTTCCTGATTTTTGCCCTGCGGAAAGTGGTGCAGCCTATTCCTCCTGATATTGGAGATAAAAGCGTCTTTACCTACCTTGAGGAGCAGAAAGCTTAG
- a CDS encoding HD domain-containing protein, giving the protein MINEKFSEALAWAATLHHSQRRKINDTPYLAHLISVAALVLENNGTEEQAIAALLHDAVEDQGVTVTEIEQRFGATVAAYVAAVTETELTTEPQPPWQERKLRYLTQLRAAPAEAVFISLADKLHNARSLEAGLHSHGESLWEDYFKSRRQETRWFYEQLVIEYRAKGFTDHWLLEELLRSLANIFPERQLHLQAS; this is encoded by the coding sequence ATGATTAATGAAAAGTTCAGCGAGGCTCTTGCTTGGGCAGCCACTCTGCACCACAGCCAACGCCGTAAAATTAATGACACACCCTATCTGGCCCACCTTATTAGTGTAGCGGCTCTGGTGCTCGAAAATAACGGTACTGAAGAGCAGGCTATCGCTGCACTACTGCATGATGCAGTCGAAGATCAGGGCGTCACTGTCACCGAAATTGAGCAGCGGTTTGGGGCAACCGTGGCGGCTTACGTTGCGGCGGTCACTGAAACTGAGCTGACAACGGAACCTCAGCCCCCTTGGCAAGAGCGCAAGCTGCGCTATCTCACGCAGCTCAGAGCCGCGCCCGCTGAAGCGGTTTTTATCTCTCTGGCTGACAAGCTGCATAATGCGCGGTCTCTAGAGGCCGGTCTCCATAGTCACGGAGAAAGTCTCTGGGAGGACTACTTTAAGTCTCGCCGTCAAGAAACCCGCTGGTTCTATGAGCAGTTGGTAATTGAGTATCGTGCCAAGGGTTTTACCGATCACTGGTTGCTAGAGGAATTGTTGCGATCGCTAGCCAATATCTTCCCAGAACGGCAGCTTCATCTTCAGGCTAGCTAA
- a CDS encoding alpha/beta fold hydrolase: protein MSKVNTVRYGTEKVDGLDIFYREAGDPSKKAVVLLHGFPHSSHMYRDVLAALGDEYYLIAPDYPGFGDSSFPSVQEYTYTFDNFAETIDKFLIQRGLNSYVLMIQDYGAPVGYRIATKHPEKVKGFVVMNGNAYEEGLSPEGWGPIFQYWKGKTPELEAGIAGQVFSPDGLKWQYTHGTRNPDGISPDSWNLDITKFAREGQHQMQLELFYDYQNNVKLYPAWQQYLRDQQPPMLLVWGKNDAFFPEPGAEAYKRDVQNIDYNILDTGHFALEEEGEFIITKMRSFLSDRVH, encoded by the coding sequence ATGTCTAAAGTAAACACAGTGCGTTACGGCACAGAAAAAGTTGACGGTCTAGATATTTTTTATCGCGAGGCCGGAGATCCTTCCAAAAAAGCTGTTGTATTGCTGCACGGCTTTCCTCACTCTTCGCATATGTACCGGGATGTCTTGGCCGCGTTGGGAGATGAATATTATCTAATTGCCCCTGACTATCCAGGCTTTGGCGATAGTAGTTTCCCTAGCGTGCAGGAGTACACCTACACCTTCGACAATTTCGCTGAAACCATCGATAAATTTCTGATTCAGCGGGGTTTGAACAGCTACGTGCTGATGATTCAAGATTACGGCGCACCCGTTGGCTATCGAATTGCCACCAAGCACCCTGAAAAAGTGAAGGGCTTCGTGGTCATGAACGGCAATGCCTACGAAGAAGGACTCTCTCCTGAAGGCTGGGGACCGATTTTTCAGTACTGGAAAGGCAAAACGCCAGAACTAGAAGCAGGAATCGCAGGACAGGTCTTTAGCCCTGACGGTTTGAAGTGGCAGTATACGCACGGCACCCGTAATCCCGACGGCATTTCACCCGATAGCTGGAATCTCGATATCACTAAATTCGCCCGCGAAGGACAGCACCAGATGCAGTTGGAGCTGTTTTACGACTACCAAAACAACGTTAAGCTCTATCCTGCTTGGCAACAATATCTACGTGATCAACAGCCGCCGATGCTGCTGGTTTGGGGCAAAAATGATGCCTTTTTCCCGGAACCTGGTGCTGAGGCGTACAAGCGCGATGTCCAAAATATCGATTACAACATCTTGGATACAGGCCATTTCGCTCTGGAAGAGGAAGGTGAGTTCATCATCACAAAAATGCGTTCTTTCCTAAGCGATCGCGTTCACTAA
- a CDS encoding MOSC domain-containing protein produces the protein MIRNIYRYPVKGLSGEELATVTLLEGRGMPLDRRFAIARSPDVFDPDHPVAKPKGQFLMLMRDEGLALLNTRFDDASGRLSIEQDGIEKLNVSLDDANDRSRLAQFLKIHLRVDKIEPVVVSATDHKFTDISVVSPQKMNAVSLINLSSVKALGAAIGQDIDHRRFRANFYFDGVEPWSEFDWMDKDITLGGTRLRVTMRTKRCPATQVNPETAQRDIDVPRELKHHFGHSDIGVYAEVIEGGEVSVGAPLSF, from the coding sequence TTGATTAGGAACATCTATCGATACCCTGTCAAAGGTCTTTCTGGCGAAGAATTGGCAACTGTCACTTTGCTGGAGGGGCGGGGGATGCCGCTGGATCGACGGTTTGCGATCGCACGCAGTCCAGACGTATTTGACCCAGATCATCCAGTCGCGAAACCAAAAGGGCAATTTTTGATGTTGATGCGTGATGAAGGGTTGGCGCTTTTAAATACGCGCTTTGATGATGCTAGCGGTCGCCTTTCTATTGAGCAAGATGGCATTGAGAAACTCAACGTATCTCTTGATGACGCCAATGATCGCAGCCGGCTTGCTCAATTTTTGAAGATACATCTCAGGGTCGACAAGATTGAACCCGTAGTTGTCTCTGCCACAGACCACAAATTTACAGACATCAGCGTCGTCTCCCCTCAGAAGATGAATGCCGTTTCACTGATCAATCTCTCCTCGGTAAAGGCTCTGGGCGCCGCGATCGGTCAAGACATTGATCACCGTCGATTTCGAGCCAACTTCTACTTTGACGGCGTTGAACCCTGGTCCGAGTTTGACTGGATGGATAAGGACATCACTCTCGGTGGGACTCGCTTGCGGGTGACCATGCGTACGAAGCGATGTCCGGCAACCCAGGTTAATCCTGAAACCGCTCAACGCGATATCGATGTTCCCAGAGAACTGAAACATCACTTCGGCCATTCAGACATAGGCGTATACGCAGAAGTTATTGAAGGGGGAGAGGTATCAGTAGGTGCACCGCTGAGCTTCTGA
- a CDS encoding DMT family transporter, whose protein sequence is MVNFVRSYWQRSIQGQNSAQLLTLATLCIALLSVSFAPIFIRLSETELGANGTVLNRLLIFAAVFGTGRYIAQVQASPKKLEPEAPITWQQWCLLVSVGFVSVISLGLWALSLEYTSVAKCMLLSNLTPIFTSLGAWLCFGKRFDTRFLAGMAIALSGAIFLGLADLKSANGFLAGDLYALLSAVFLGIYFLLVEQLRQRFSATTILLWRCAIGSTLLLPLVWWTEGQLFPTTRVAILAVLGLGLISEGLGQRLIAACMDQLSSSFVSLFLLLEPIISAVLAWFIFLEHLKISTWLCFVVVLTGLALAQTSQSAQHEDVEVPLTPSAP, encoded by the coding sequence ATGGTCAACTTTGTACGGTCATACTGGCAGCGTTCCATTCAGGGACAGAATTCCGCCCAACTACTGACCCTGGCAACGCTCTGCATCGCACTCTTATCCGTCTCCTTTGCACCTATCTTTATTCGTCTCAGTGAGACGGAATTAGGAGCCAACGGAACCGTTCTGAATCGCCTCTTGATTTTTGCAGCGGTGTTTGGGACCGGTCGATATATCGCTCAAGTACAGGCCAGCCCCAAAAAGCTCGAACCCGAAGCACCCATCACCTGGCAACAATGGTGCTTGCTTGTCAGCGTGGGGTTTGTTTCTGTCATTTCGCTGGGGCTGTGGGCTTTATCACTGGAATACACCAGCGTGGCAAAGTGTATGTTGCTGAGTAACCTAACGCCAATTTTTACCAGTTTGGGCGCTTGGCTTTGTTTTGGGAAGCGCTTCGACACACGTTTTTTAGCCGGGATGGCGATCGCACTCTCGGGAGCAATTTTTTTGGGTCTTGCGGATCTCAAAAGTGCAAATGGCTTCCTAGCGGGCGACCTATACGCTCTACTATCAGCCGTATTCTTAGGCATTTACTTCTTATTAGTTGAACAGCTCAGACAGCGCTTTTCAGCCACAACCATCTTGCTGTGGCGCTGCGCTATTGGCAGCACTCTCTTGCTACCGCTTGTCTGGTGGACAGAAGGTCAATTATTTCCCACTACCCGCGTCGCTATCTTGGCGGTACTGGGTTTGGGCCTGATTAGTGAAGGGCTGGGTCAGCGACTGATTGCCGCCTGCATGGATCAGCTATCTTCTAGTTTTGTCTCATTGTTCCTGCTCTTGGAACCTATTATCAGCGCAGTCCTAGCCTGGTTCATTTTTTTGGAGCATCTCAAAATCAGCACTTGGCTATGCTTTGTAGTAGTCTTGACCGGCCTTGCCCTTGCCCAGACTAGCCAATCAGCCCAGCACGAAGATGTTGAGGTTCCTTTGACTCCTTCCGCGCCCTAA
- a CDS encoding response regulator, with protein MDSIIKLIEALATSAWPAIVFYIVFSYRRQVAALIESAKDRGFTIEVGGQKLSMKEVNQQQQNFIDDLQKQLNELRKTVDGLGINPEIEAIEPKVISLESVETAGLAQSNAILWVDDNPKNNSYFIELLQSRGYRVDLALSTSDGLAKLSKNNYRLILSDMGRTESGQYIENAGVNLLEEVRQKNITNPYLFYCSTQKAKKYKKRVNELGGDAITSSPTDLRAILDELAPDSTR; from the coding sequence ATGGATTCAATAATCAAACTCATTGAAGCATTAGCAACTTCGGCATGGCCTGCCATTGTATTTTACATAGTTTTCTCTTACCGTCGTCAGGTCGCGGCCCTAATTGAATCTGCAAAAGATCGGGGATTCACAATCGAGGTCGGTGGACAAAAGCTTTCAATGAAAGAAGTTAACCAGCAACAGCAAAATTTCATTGACGACCTGCAAAAACAACTGAATGAATTACGCAAAACAGTAGATGGATTAGGGATAAATCCTGAAATTGAAGCTATAGAACCAAAAGTTATTTCATTAGAATCAGTAGAGACTGCAGGCTTAGCACAATCGAATGCAATTTTGTGGGTTGATGACAATCCAAAAAATAATAGCTACTTCATCGAGCTACTTCAAAGTAGAGGTTATCGAGTAGATTTAGCTTTAAGCACCTCGGATGGTCTGGCAAAGCTTAGCAAGAATAACTACCGGTTAATTCTATCTGACATGGGACGCACTGAAAGTGGTCAATATATTGAGAATGCGGGTGTCAATTTACTTGAAGAAGTCAGGCAAAAAAATATAACTAATCCTTATCTCTTTTATTGCTCCACTCAAAAGGCAAAGAAGTATAAAAAACGAGTTAATGAGTTAGGTGGAGATGCCATCACTTCATCACCCACAGACCTTCGAGCAATTCTTGATGAGCTAGCTCCTGATAGCACTCGCTAA
- the argF gene encoding ornithine carbamoyltransferase, translating into MEALVGRDLLSLADLSATELQGVLTLATQMKQGTVTPVSKKVLGLLFTKASTRTRVSFSVAMYQLGGQVIDLNPSVTQVGRGEPLEDTARVLDRYLDAIAIRTYEQQDLETFAHNAQMPVINALTDLAHPCQVLADLQTIQENFEQLSGLTLTYFGDGNNMAHSLLLGCALTGVNIQIAAPPDYQPLANVVQKARQIACDRSEITITTDAKAAAEGAHILYTDVWASMGQEDSAESRIPLFEPYQVNSELLGLADRDAIVLHCLPAHRGEEITHEVMEGSQSRIWDQAENRLHAQKALLACLLGAS; encoded by the coding sequence ATGGAGGCACTCGTCGGCAGGGATCTCTTGAGTTTGGCGGACTTGAGTGCGACTGAGCTACAGGGCGTGTTAACCCTGGCGACCCAGATGAAGCAGGGGACTGTGACGCCGGTCTCGAAAAAGGTTTTGGGGCTTTTGTTTACGAAGGCTTCGACCCGTACGAGGGTGAGTTTCTCTGTTGCCATGTATCAGCTTGGGGGGCAGGTGATTGACCTCAATCCCAGCGTGACGCAGGTGGGACGCGGGGAGCCGCTAGAAGATACGGCGCGAGTCCTAGATCGATATTTGGATGCGATCGCAATTCGGACCTATGAGCAGCAAGACCTAGAAACCTTTGCCCATAACGCTCAGATGCCGGTGATCAACGCTCTCACGGATCTTGCCCACCCCTGCCAGGTGCTGGCTGACTTGCAGACCATTCAAGAGAACTTTGAGCAGCTCTCAGGTCTGACCCTCACGTACTTTGGTGACGGCAACAACATGGCCCATTCGCTGTTGCTGGGCTGTGCGCTCACGGGAGTTAATATTCAGATTGCTGCGCCACCGGACTATCAACCGCTTGCCAACGTTGTACAAAAAGCTCGGCAGATTGCTTGTGATCGCAGTGAAATCACTATCACCACAGACGCTAAGGCTGCTGCGGAAGGGGCACATATTTTATACACCGATGTATGGGCCAGCATGGGTCAAGAGGATTCTGCTGAGAGCCGTATCCCTCTGTTTGAGCCGTATCAGGTGAATTCAGAGCTTTTGGGTTTGGCGGATAGAGATGCGATCGTGCTGCACTGTTTACCTGCACATCGGGGTGAAGAGATTACCCATGAGGTGATGGAAGGATCTCAGTCCCGCATTTGGGATCAGGCTGAGAATCGACTTCATGCTCAGAAGGCTTTATTGGCCTGCTTACTTGGCGCGAGTTGA
- a CDS encoding DUF3181 family protein produces the protein MTSQEIEDLAAEIGENVYIDVAKWHLFLAEAHLHTVLAEQFAPMLQDGTVTATQVSQVLANISVPVGGGQQELPLQSLVPKACQSSLVDLLEDFQRRL, from the coding sequence ATGACGTCTCAAGAGATCGAAGATTTAGCTGCCGAAATTGGTGAAAACGTCTATATCGACGTTGCGAAATGGCACCTTTTTTTGGCGGAAGCGCATCTGCATACGGTTTTAGCAGAACAGTTTGCACCCATGCTCCAGGACGGGACCGTGACCGCAACACAGGTTTCTCAAGTCCTGGCAAATATCTCTGTGCCTGTCGGGGGTGGGCAACAGGAGCTACCGCTGCAGTCGCTGGTGCCTAAAGCCTGCCAGTCTTCACTGGTTGATCTGCTGGAAGACTTCCAACGCCGTCTATAA